The genomic region atttttagaaactttttataggaaaaagAGTCCATCTGGAtaccaatgaaaaataaaaattatttcactatttagcttatttttgctactattcatggatctcattgcactttttggtactatttatgggctccactatactatttcaactaattttacatttatctacagtactttcaacaataagttttcaatttcagcaacataaataatatccaaacagaccctgaaaatagtataaaattttttctaaaattattaattaacaaATACCCTGAGGGTATCTGTTAACCGGACTCTCATAGTTTATGTATATAATCTACATCATACGTAATCTAACATTACTTGGTACATGCTCGATATGGGTCTCAATGACTCAATAAATGCTGCACATAATTCAAACAATTGGATCACATGGTTTGTATCACAATTCGAATCGAGCAATATTCATTGACCGAAGTGAGCTAAAGAAGTAAAATCATCTTCCAACTTCCTCCCAACCTTCTTGCTTTTAGTAATTAGATTCACTATAAGCAAAGTCAAACTCTTTGGTCTAATCTTATTAATTTTATTGGATGAATATAGAGACTTCACATGCAGTGTGTCTGGCAGCTTGGAAGCCGAGGACAGTACAGTGTGTTtggataaattaaaatttgagtaTGGAGGAGGGCAAgtttagatgttttaaaaatcaaaaagaaaatgagaggaaatgaagggatattatataaattaacaaTTATACCAGTCTTTTGCTCAATCAAGATTTTCTATATATCTAGAGTTCTTTGGGTAACTTGAAAGTATCTTTAATGGCATATTACGCATGTAATTGTTTTAgggaattatttatttatttatttatttggtttcttCTTAAACCCTCAAGCCTGGAAACTAAGTTAAAATACCTAAATTGGTGGTGACTTGTGATCAAAATgtattaacaaaaacaaaatgttgCAAGGGTGTATTAATTAACCATTGACCATCAATTTTCCTAAGAACTTGAAGCTTTGGTTTTTGTAAATAAGTCACCCATAACAGAAAATCATATTATTAAGTGAAGTTACaatagtgtttataataaattaaatttattaaaattctaCTTAAGATTGGTTATGTCATAAACATATTAAGCTGATTTACTTTTTCCAATTGTAAAAGAGATGTTAATTAAatctaaatataaaaacttaattagtaatttatcatCTCAAACATAAGTAGAGTTAGAAACGTTcctaaataataacaataataataataatttttctacGCACGCATTAACTTTCAATTCTAATTAAGGTTGGGGAGTAAGGATcgcatgcaattttttttttttttggttttttgcgCCATAATCATTTTACTCTTAAGCTCCTCCAAGAAATTTTGACTGACTCCTAGCAATAAGTTAGGATACCTAGATTGTTGAACTCATAAATTGTGCCCACAGTCATTTTATTCTACTACATATCTAGATTATTATGAATAAGTGAATTTCATGTGATACAACAATAGATCTTGTTAGTTTATCTAACATAGTAATATGGGAATATATATTCAATGGTGCAGCTTTTATTGAGAAGCTATTACGTACAATACCAGATGTGGGGAAAATATTTCTCTTGATTAAGGCGAAGGATAAAGAAGCTGCCATCCACAGACTGAAAACTGAAGTATGTTATAATataaagattttctttttgttttttgttgtgtgTGCTCATAGTCAACAGAATGAATAATAATGCTATGTAAAGATGCatgttactttttttgtttctttgtattttAACCATAAAGAACTTCTGAATCTACGTTCATAGTTTCAAAGATTTAATTTATTGTGATTAGATTTTAGACTCGGAAATTTTCAAGTGCTTGGAACAAATGCATGGGGAATCCTTTAAGGCTTTCATGATGACAAAGCTCGTCCCAGTAGCTGGCAATGTTTGTGAGCCCAATCTGGGGATGGATCCTGATACAACTAATGAAATTGCAAAAGAAGTTGATGTGATCATAAATTCAGCTGGCAATACAAATTTTGATGAAAggtttctctatttttttagtttaaacgTGCATTTATTTAAAACAAGGTTGTTTTagcctctctctttttttctttttttttggtttgaaaatgaatcttaaatattatatgtgtatatatataggtatGATGTTGCTCTTGACACAAACACAAGAGGACCTTCTCGGCTCTTAGGTTTTGCAAAGAAATGCAAGAAACTTGGCCTTTTCTTGCATGTATCAACCGGTATGCAAATAAGTTGTTATAAAGCttaatatctatatattttttttttttttttaactgttacTTTGTTACACAGCATATGTCAATGGGGAGAGACAAGGATTAATTATGGAGAAACCTTTCCACATGGGACAGACAATAGTAGAGGAAAGTTTCACCTCAGAAACCCAACCAGTATCTATCCCAATGTTGGATATTATAGCTGAAATAGAGTTGGCTTCAGATTTGAAGTTATCTGTGTATGAAAATGAAGTTTCTCAAAAGATGAAAGAATTGGGAATGCAAAGGTAACAAACTGTGCTTTAATATTCAATTAGAAATTAAACATTAATCAATCAAAACCAAGATCCAAGAAATTCAACCCTTTGTAGTTCCATATATACTTTTTCGAGgaccaaattatatataagaaaaaaaaaattgtctatcTAATAAAGACAAAAGTTACAAATTGCAGAATACGTTTATTTCAACAAATAACCCTTAAATCAATGAAGGGCTACTTGAACAtgttaataaattcaaatgaaattgaaaattataaacaaagaaattgaaaattataacaaaatgaaaaattatcctaaataacaaatttaactAATCAAAAGTTTAAAGGATGAAATTTGCCGGAAAAGTGGCGTAAGTTAGGACAAAAGGCAATGAGTTTCGATTCTCATGAGTCATGAAAATTCCCTTCAGGTCACAAAAATTCACGTGATTCCATATATTCCTGACCCGAAAGAATTctattagtgttttttttttttttttttaaactttacgGTTTGATTTATGAAGATTTCTCTGTTTAAGGAAAGTCAGTGCTATTCGCATCACTATTAATTGTTCAAACAAGAGTAAAAATTAACCATCCTTTTAAGCTTAATTGCAAGTTTTTCATTGCTCATGCTCACTTGTTCAACATAACTATAACAGAGCAAAAATCTTTGGATGGCAAAACACTTACGTGTTCACCAAGGCCATGGGAGAGATGCTAATAAATAGCATGAGAGGAGATGTTCCTGTAGTCACCATCCGCCCAAGTGTGATTGAGAGCTCTATCAAAGAGCCTTTCCCAGGATGGATACAGGGAAATAGGTACTTTTTTTATCCTTCACAATAATATATTCCTTTTGAAGCTTGCTTGAATAATGCATTACGTGTTAAATTTCAtactatttcttatttttaaaaacttttaggATAACTAGTAATTTATCAAAGGTTCTTCAATATCATATATAATTAACTATACTTTTCATGTTTTCTTAATTATACGTAAATAACTCAGAATGCTGGATCCATTGATCTTATCCTATGGGAAAGGCCAGCTCCCAGGATTTCTTGTAGACCCAAAAGCAATTATAGATGTGGTAATTTGCAACTTTTTTGCTTCCTTGCAATATTGGGTTAACATAccatactatttttttttttctccaactaTGAATTGACACATGAATGCTTTTAGGTTCCTTTGGACATGGTTGTCAACGCGTCCATAGCAGCCATAGCAAAGCATGGGATAGCTGCGAAACCTGAATTAAATGTCTACCACGTTGGGTCATCTTCTGTAAACCCGCTTTTGTTGCATGATTTATTCAAGTTTTCTTGCGATCACTTCACTTGTTCTCCACTAATGGACtccaaagggaaaaacatatgCGTCGATGGAATGAAGTTTTTTAGTTCAATGGACAATTTCTCCTCTTACATTTCAGATGAAATAGCTGAAAGAAGCGGACTAATGGATACAACCATTACAGACTCTAAGCTGCGAGGCAGGCTGGCAATAAAATGCAAGAAGATAGTGGAGCATGCTGTTCACTTGGCTAAGATTTATGAACCATATATGTTCGATAGGGGAAGGTAATTAATGTCTTTTACTTTGGaatcctctctctcacacacacacacacacacacacacgcacacatataTTATAACCAATAAGTAATTTTCTAAACTTCACCTATAATGGGCGAGAACAAAAACAATAGGTTTCTATAAACTATACTTTGTTTTTAGAAAGTCCAAGGTGGTTGCAATCCATACATCACTTTGTGTGTTTGCTCAAAATTCTTTCTCCTTATTTCACTAATGCAATGATTAAGCCCATACATTGTTGCTTTTCTCTGGTTATTACTAACGAATAATTTGTTGAGCTACAGTTACTAATGATTTGCTACCAGGTTTGACAATCGTAATACCCAGAAATTGATGGAAGGCATGTCATTGGAAGAGATGAGGGACTTTGGATATAACGTAGGCAGCATAAACTGGGAGAATTACATCTTGAACGTTCATATTCCAGGTTTTAGAAGGCATGTATTGAAAGGAAGACTTGTATTctaatatttattcttttgttacCAAGATCCCCATACCTTGATATGGTGTTGGGGATTTTTGCATTTGTGTTTATTGTACCACTTGAATATTGTCCAGAGAAGACTATGAAGTCAGTGATACGTGCATTATCAATCTCAAAGTAATATTGAGATTTctctacaaataataataataataataaagaagtaataTTGGGATAATTTTCCTTGTCATGTCTTGAATGGAagagtactatttttttttttagaaacatacACACACCTGAACCCTTGTAAAGCAGAATGTGTCTCTAGTCGCAGCGAGGTCCCATTTGTCGCAAATGACGGTGACACACTCGAAAAAGGACTGTAGGTTAGCTAGCATGCAGTTGAATCTAAgcataaatgcatttttagtctctacattttgattcgatttctattttggttcttacattttatttttatcacttttagtccctaaaccaattaacgcgttctattttggtccttaccatcacctaactaacaaaaaatactGACGTGGCAAACGGAGTGCACTGTTTGCACAGTAAATGCTGACGtgtctattaaaataatattaaaaaaatgctacttTGACATCCACGTCAGCGTCCACTCAgcatctaatttaaaaaattaaatttatcagtttaaaaatataaaaaaataattaaaaacaaaaaaaaatgatggatttACATCTGTTTTGTTGGGGGTTGAAACGAACGCATGAGAAGCATTCTCCGAGGGAAATGAACGCACGAGACCCAGTCATGGTGTTCCAGAGCTCGATCGTGCGGTCACGAAAAGCCAAGACGATCTGACGGTTGTTGATTGAGAAAACGACGTAGAGGACGTCTTTGGTGTGGCTGACGAAGCGGCGGGCGGAGACGCCGGCCTGGAGGTCCCAGAGGCGGAGCTCACCATCCCAAGAGCCGAAGAGAGCGAACTGGCCGTTGGAGGAGAGAACCACGTCCTCGATGAAGTGGGAGTGGCCCATCCTTGGTGAGGTTCTAGAGGCTGATGGATTTGTCACGCGAGGCAATGACGATGATGTCGCTGTTGTCGGTGCACATAGTGGGAGATCAATTTCTCTCATCTCCGATGAAATCTGCTCCCACAAGTGCTTGTCTTTCTCATCTCGCTCTCTCTTTATCTGGATTGAGTCTGCTGtatttcttttggatttttgataaatttgaaaagGGATAATACGGGTTtgtgaaaggaaattttttagatCTGGGTGGCGGTGGTCAACTGGGCTCACAGGTGGTGGGTAGATCTGGATTTTTTGGCCATTGGTGGGGTTTGAAGTTGGTGGATCGGTGGAGGATGTTCTTGGTCtattgttgtgtttggttgagttttGATGTTTGGAGTTTGATTGGTTGGGTCCGGTAGAGAtgttttagtgttttggttgagatgtgttttggtatttttgtgattgttggGTTTTGGTCTCATTTGAAGATTGCTGAGTGTTTTGCATGTTTGGTTACTAAGCAAATGTaagaatagaaataaaaatattgatttttataattttctggGCAACAAGTTATTTGAGGAAGAAGATGAGCCATTCTGGGGAAGAGATGAAGAACATGAACCATTCTGggcttgattttttgtttttaattttttttcatttagttaaaattaagaaattaattttttttaatttaaattctgatgtggcaattttttaatgctaaaatagattttttaattattattttattgtgccGTCAGTCACGTtagcattttttgttagttggTTGATGGTAATGACTAAAATAGAAcgcattaattggtttagggactaaaaaaggtaaaaataaaatgtaggaaccaaaatagaaatcaggtcaaaatgtagggactaaaagtgcatttacgccttgaATCTATTTCTGTGTGGTTGTCGAAGATGGTCTGTGGTAAGGGAATGGTGGTTGGAAATTTTATTACTATGATCTGTTTAGATCAGtgattttttcaaattaaaaaaaaaaatgccttgAAAAGCTTATGTAATGATGTTTATGTAAATTTAGACTTTAggcaaataaaaatgaaaaaaaaatgccttcttgcgcattttttttatgtatcttAAAAACATAAGGGGATTTGgtgttttttattcattttttagaacacaaaaaaagaaaaaaagaaaaagaaaaagaaacgtgATGTTTTTAAATagttctgtttttcttaaactgaaaacaagataaaacaaaaataaataaataaattagtacACCATTATTATTTAACTGACCAGATCTAGACCCAGGCCTAAGATCCTCTGTCTCAACAATTTTATAAAGGATCCAAGGCCCTCCAATAACTCCTGGACGTGGAAAAACAGGCCCAAATTTACTGGTCTAAACTCATAGTTTGGCTTGAATGAAAAACGGGCCATCCCGTGGCCCACCCGTTTTTTGCTAGCTAACTCAGCCCAATCCGGTTAACACGTGACCTAgcctattttttaaaactttttttttcctaaaaaatatttagattaCACGCCAAGGTGCTAGGGGCATAGAGTCATAGACATAAAGGCACAAAGCATTGTATTGACACTATCTAGCCATTTAGTAGCCACCAGCGGCAGTGGCCATGCCCCCAtttattaaagaagaaaagagttaaataatgggaaaaaaaatatgaaaggcAAAAGTATCTGCAAGATTACAACTACACATCTACACTACTAAATGTCTAACACTAACTTAAATACTAAGACTAAGTTACTAGCACAAGTCTAACTAACACTGgacaaaaataaagtaaaagaaaaagtctaAAAGTCCATATCAGTAGTGAATTATGAATTTGAAGTGTGtgaacttaaaatatatactttttgtgCTCCTTAGAAAGTTAGaatctatctctctcttaagttgcaaatttataattataagcaTTCTGGCTATGAGTTATTAACGTAAAAGATTTTGTTATCatgaatgtaaataattttaatcatCAAAACTATCAGAATTGAAAggatatggaattttttttttttttttaccttcaaatgTATGATAGTAATACAAATAGTCTAATAAAAGTAGGTGCCCACtcaacggaaaaaaaaaaaaaaagaaaaaaaaaagaaaagaagaattatATGCAATTCATTTCCTTGATTCATTTGATTCATtctcactaaattttttttttcaggtgaaaatatggGTCGGCCCAACCTCTTTTCAACCCGTCTAAAATGACCACTATTTGAACCCAACCCGTTTTGACCTGCATCCTGATTGATCCAACCCAACCCGGCCATTTGCAATGTCTACCCCACCCCTGgggaacccccccccccctcccctccataaaaaagaaatacctaaaattattataaaatccTTATAGGATGAtagtgattctttttttttttaaggggaatatatatatataaagtggaTTTTGCGTTATTTCTCCCACTAACATAAAAAGGCCCCAAAATATTGAACCACTAGAAAATGAAccttgttgaaacttgaaatcctaaatagtttcagaaaacaaaaataaaatgttgtaaGGGTGTTTTAATTAACCGTTGACAATCAATTTCCCTAATAACTCGAAGCTTTGGtttttgtaaataagttatCCATAACAGAAAATCATATTATTAAGTGAAGttacaataatatttataataaattaaaattatgaaaattctACTTAAGATTAAGCTGATTTACTTTTTCCAATTGCAAAAGAgatgttaataaaatataaatataaaaacttaattagtaatatATCATCTCAAAAATAAGTAGAATTAGAAAGgttcataaataataataataataataataataataataataataataattgtaagtgcacaatttgtacctagaCCCAAAACGAGTGATGGActtaggcccaaagagccttatacaatgaaatttgtagagtatgggtttgaaacctaggttagggatattgaaaagttgataaacaggctagaatgctgcagtctatgcaagtaatagatgaatgtgacaaaaaaccctcctcagacgtaagccgaggacaatttgtataggttttctttctttaagcaaaagattacaattttttagtttcataAAGGgagcctccccctttctttcctctctcgtcttcttatatccttcttcttcttccctgtttcatccacatGTAACATAGATCTTCcttctagatacttgtcccatccaccaccttcttaaagtcttcaaataatagctggaaggctaaatactactgttcagaggtcatttctccattaatgcaaccagagaggtagatgcagggcctttaatgcggtggtagcagttttttcttcaaatatttctcccacgttcctgcttctaacgggcgcttggatcacgcctttacccaacagaccaTCCAAAATTCAGTCCCTAAgccctttagcaagtcccatggcctttactgggcttGTTCGAGGAGATATTCCACCTCGGACtactcctcggaccattataGTGCGGACTAACCTGTGGGCCCAaaagactctgattgaacaaacttataccaactaaccaggcccaaggcccaaacgtgcCTTTAAGCATTTTTccccccccacaatagcccctcaaaacttcattttttccctcccatccgaggagagaaatgaagttttgaaccaacagcgcaccctccacacactttgcaaaccgcCACACGTGTAGGGATCCTCAAAACCGCCTCTGACACCTCTAACGCTTTGAAACCCAAAACActcgcatttatgaccgcaagttacgtcttgtcccccacgttcaacggtgagatacgCATCCAACAGTCCAGGTTTGTCTTAAAAAATTGGGCGGGATAATTTCgattcgaggccgcctcccacacGTCAAAACGCCTAGGAATCTGTATCTCCATCcattctttcagaaatcaatcacatctaaGAATTAATCATTATCtctcctctcaagaagctcgtgaagaattgCCTAATTATTTCCCGTAAGTTTTCAACTTCCTTTACTCATTTCTTCTCAGCTTCAGTCCTCGGCCACCATCTAAACCCCTTCCCTTCTCTAAATTTTCGTTCTCgctcccaccaaatgggtagatttaagtgtttagtagataccaATACCAGTATAGAGGGTTTTCGGGCCAAATATCGGATTCTCCAAGACGTAGGCTTAagatattgcccagtagaagccataggtaacgctaggagagagggagaggttatcatccccatcatcaccttcctagaaggtgggatgaccctccctatgaaaAACGTAATCAACGAATACCTACGCAACCATAGGCTATGCCCAGATCAGTGCACTCcaaatgtatttagggtcttaggttgtgtcgatgctttaaacgagcagatgggtctgaacctcacatggcacgacgtagtttacatgtacgagtgccataaacttaaaagtgtaggatactaccttaaatctaggtctagcattgttagactcatatcttgtcttcccaagtccaacaaaggcatgaaagacgactatccCATTGCCTCGAGAAATTGGTCtgacggccctcactgcccCGTCAAATGGGGAGACCTAGGagtgactccataggagttagattccctaacccaTGACTTAATCCCATTAtctttaccattttttattacattgcaCATTATTGCACTTTCTTTTGATATTTATCGCTAATCTAACCATGCTCGTCTCCTCGGATGtttttcacagataaacaacacgtacgtccGCGTCTAAGCCTTTGCAACGTTACAGACCTCAACCGCGTTCTTCGCTCCGAAGTCTTTGTTAGCGAAGATCTACAAGTGAGAGCAACGcacctgatattaggatacgatcctttatcagaGGATTTCCAAGAGATTGACAATGCGATCACCGCGGGAGATAAAAAATgcagaaggatagacgtttCACGACGAGGCTTCCTCTCTGACCAGGAACTCCCAGACGACCCCTTCATCATACTATACTCTCGCCCCATCGCGGCAATTCCTCTCTCGGCACATTCCCAAACAATCGCCGTCCGAGAAGAGCCTGCATCCTTGCAAcaatcgttggacgaggagattgaCCAGTTTTGACTTGAAGAAACTGAGAGACCTCGAGAGGATcaactcgtcatcctctcggacgaagaacACGTGCCCGCTAAAACTTCGGGCATACAAGGTTTAATACTTGCACAGCCCGACTCCAGCTCCGAAGAAGACGACATGTCCACTCTAAGGATGCTGATGTCGAAGAGGGGCTCGAAAGCCTCCAAAAAAGACGCGGGTGAGTCCCAGATCCCTCCTCTTCTGCCACcgccccctcctccctccgacCCTAAACTTCTCATTCCGGAGCctaagaaaaagaggaaaaatgaggCCAAGAAGGCAGATGTGAAGAGGCAGAAGAAGCtaaaacagcaacaacaacaacaacaacagaaaactGGCAAAGgtaagggacgtgcctcttcaATG from Castanea sativa cultivar Marrone di Chiusa Pesio chromosome 11, ASM4071231v1 harbors:
- the LOC142615322 gene encoding fatty acyl-CoA reductase 2, chloroplastic-like isoform X2; this encodes MSYSLTFAHSIHNSITTPVLATKNNHHCYYNCYSTKTSRRTNKIVSYQNKGNAEGGHSSLSSAPTLSHKNPQDVITFTDMVVDNGIKTTSTTTAIMPLMKPSDGIGIVSYLQAKNYLITGATGFLGKAFIEKLLRTIPDVGKIFLLIKAKDKEAAIHRLKTEILDSEIFKCLEQMHGESFKAFMMTKLVPVAGNVCEPNLGMDPDTTNEIAKEVDVIINSAGNTNFDERYDVALDTNTRGPSRLLGFAKKCKKLGLFLHVSTAYVNGERQGLIMEKPFHMGQTIVEESFTSETQPVSIPMLDIIAEIELASDLKLSVYENEVSQKMKELGMQRAKIFGWQNTYVFTKAMGEMLINSMRGDVPVVTIRPSVIESSIKEPFPGWIQGNRMLDPLILSYGKGQLPGFLVDPKAIIDVVPLDMVVNASIAAIAKHGIAAKPELNVYHVGSSSVNPLLLHDLFKFSCDHFTCSPLMDSKGKNICVDGMKFFSSMDNFSSYISDEIAERSGLMDTTITDSKLRGRLAIKCKKIVEHAVHLAKIYEPYMFDRGRFDNRNTQKLMEGMSLEEMRDFGYNVGSINWENYILNVHIPGFRRHVLKGRLVF
- the LOC142615322 gene encoding fatty acyl-CoA reductase 2, chloroplastic-like isoform X1, translating into MSYSLTFAHSIHNSITTPVLATKNNHHCYYNCYSTKTSRRTNKIVSYQNKGNAEGGHSSLSSAPTLSHKNPQDVITFTDMVVDNGIKTTSTTTAIMPLMKPSDGIGIVSYLQAKNYLITGATGFLGKAFIEKLLRTIPDVGKIFLLIKAKDKEAAIHRLKTEILDSEIFKCLEQMHGESFKAFMMTKLVPVAGNVCEPNLGMDPDTTNEIAKEVDVIINSAGNTNFDERYDVALDTNTRGPSRLLGFAKKCKKLGLFLHVSTAYVNGERQGLIMEKPFHMGQTIVEESFTSETQPVSIPMLDIIAEIELASDLKLSVYENEVSQKMKELGMQRAKIFGWQNTYVFTKAMGEMLINSMRGDVPVVTIRPSVIESSIKEPFPGWIQGNRMLDPLILSYGKGQLPGFLVDPKAIIDVVPLDMVVNASIAAIAKHGIAAKPELNVYHVGSSSVNPLLLHDLFKFSCDHFTCSPLMDSKGKNICVDGMKFFSSMDNFSSYISDEIAERSGLMDTTITDSKLRGRLAIKCKKIVEHAVHLAKIYEPYMFDRGRN